gaATATAGTTTTAAAGTGAAAGATAATAAAATCCATTCTCAATAGCAACCAAGGCTTTGAAGTAACTATGAGTAAGTTTCAAAAAAAagagcaacacacacacatatagacacacgtacatttacatatatgtacatattcatAATACATGCCTACACACCTGCGGATGTATACATATGCCAATTTTACCACTTGGATAAACCCGCTTCATCTTCCCTGGGGCAGAATGCACAATGTGGCAGAGGCCAGGAACGGGCTTAGGGAAAAATCCCACTCATGGACATGAGGATTTGAAGGAAAAACATCTCCTACTAACTTAATGGCAATCCTGCCTTCCTGCATGTATACATCCAACGTAATTCTAATTGGCATTACAgaggcctttttttcccctcagaattTGGTAAGCGAATTCTAAAGAACACTTCAATGAacacatttattagaaaaaagaaacagaaacaggaacCCTGTCTGTTGACATATTCAAACCACTGACAGAATAGGGGTGAGTGGATACCAAGCAACACCAACACCAGGGGGACCAACCCTTTCTGGATTCAAACACCATCAGCATTCTCTTTACTACTcaaatctgcttctctctgcatTGTTCTTTTCCTACTGCAATTGCTCTTTTCTTGACTTGGCTGCAGGGAGCTTCAGGATCACATATTAGCtgtcctgtgtctctctctcatcacaaAAGTCCCACGAGGGCTTTGGTGAGCTCGGCTTTATCAAATGCTTACCTGTGGCATTCCCACTGTGGGGCCTGGGGGGTGGAGTACCAGGAAGTCCTCTTAGTTGGCGCCTCTGCAGATAAAGGGGTAAGAATCTGTTACTAAAAGGCTAAGGAGTCCGGGAAGACAAAACCAACCTGTCTAATCTGAGCACTGAAAACACCATAAATTGAAAGATTGTAAATTAATTATCGTAGGAACAATTGATACCGATTTGTAATGAAATAAGGTTAGATCCTCACACCTCATCACATATATTGTCAAGTAACAGAGTGGAGAAGacttgactaatttcacttaaataatgtttcattattttaaaagggaGGCGCACTTGGCATAAAGTCTGATTGTGGAATGTTTTAATAACTCACACCGAATGTTTCACCACATGGATTAAACACACTCTActtctctcctgtgtgagttctctgatgttGTAATAAGGGCTGATATATGGCAGAAAAATGTCTCACATTAATTGCATTTATAAGATTTCgctcctctgtgcatttttataAGGCTTTAGCATTCTGTAAATTATTTGATGTGTTACTTTGTTGGTCATTGCTTCTCCGGAATTTACCCCTTAGGAGCTTTCTGATGTAAAAGGAAGTTTGATTTGTGGCACAATGTTCTCTTGCATTtattacattcatagggtttctcccctATGTGTATTTTCTGATGTTCAGTAAGAGTCCTCAGCCGACGGTAGGTTTTTCCACATTCACtccattcatagggtttctctcctgtgtgaattcTCCGATGTACTCTGAAGGCTGACTTACGGCAGGAGGATTTCCCACATTTGTTACAACCATGTAGTTTCTCCCCAGTGTGAGTTCACTGATATTCAATGAAGGAGAACTTCTGGGAGAAGGTTTTCCCACATTTGTTACACTCCTCGggtctctctcctgtgtgtgtcCTCTGATGGTGAGTGAGGGCTGACTTCTGGCACAGGTTCTCACACATTCAACACACGCGTACGGTCTCTTCCGTGTTCAACAAGGTGTGAGTTTTTGCTGATGGCATCCCCATGTTCATTACACTCAAAGAGATTCTCCTTTGTGTGTGTTCTCTTATGTTTGTTGCGGTCTGACTTCACCATGAATGTTCTACCACATTTATTAAACACACCATGTTTCTCTCCTATGTGAGTTCTCTGATGTATAGTGAGAGTGGACTTATGACAGAGAAAtgtcccacattcattacatatGGAAGATTTCTCTCCTCTGTGAGTTATCTGATGTGCAATGAAGGCCAATTTAGCACACAGAAATTTTCCACATTGactacattcatagggtttctcccctGTATGAGTTCTCTATGTACAACTAGGGTGGGCTTCTTAGAAAAGGTTTTGCTACATTCACTGCATTCATTTGATTTCCTTTCTGCACACACCCTCTTCTGTGTAATGAGCTGCCCTTCTGAAGAAGGTTTCCCCCCATTTATGACAGTCAAGAGGTTGTTATTTCAAAGTCTGAATGTTCTGGTGCAGAATAAAGTCTTCATTTTGACTTTTGGCTTTCCTAACTGGATCatatttgtggtttttgttttgttttgtttttttactccaGAATGACTTTTCTCACACTTAGAGTGGTAGTTTCCTATAGCCACTGTATTCATcaggaatctttttaaaatagcttttcaggggtgcctgggtggctcagttgcttaggcatctgccttccacttgggtcatgatctcggggtcctgggatcgagctccacatcgggctctttgcttagtgaggagtctgcctctccctctgcccctccccaacacttgtgttctctctccctctctgtctcaaataaataaataaaatcttaaaaacaaacaatttaaaaaaatttttaaatagcttttcaTCACAACAATTACTTCTGAATTAGTTTTCAAATTGGCTCCACAGGGATCATATTTGTAGGATATTTTTCTTGAGGGAACAATATTCATGCCCAGATTAAATGTTTTCccaaatacattatttctttctGTAATCAGTGTTTTATTATTGAGGCATAAAATTTGCCTCAAATGCTGCTTTGgatttccttgtctttctctaaGACATCACCAACTTCTAGGAAAGAGCACAATTAACAATAACTTGTGAGCCCTTACACATTTGCTATGAAATGAGAGTTACAACTGCCTTGCAGTGGGGGATTCGACTTCAGGCCCAGCCTCCCAGAATTAAGGACATTTCAAGGGCAAAATCTCCTCTGTGGTTGATTTaggggaaaacaaaaccaaaaaccaaaccaaaaccaaacccccACTCAACCCCCCAGCCTGTTTCATAgggtgaagggaagaggaaaCTACCTTTGGCACAGAATAAGTAAGACAGTCACAGGGAACAGTGAGCACAAAGCAAACTGCGGGTAAGGCTGACAGAGGCCTGAGTAAGATAGGCAGGAGTCGAGGAAGCACTTGGAGAAGACAGGGAGACAGTGAGACCTGGACACACAGACCTCACTGACCCTTGTCAGtaggacaaagaaacaaaaagcaggtGTGAATCTGAAATTTTGGCAGTGACACGGGAACTCTGGAATTTGCACAAATTAAAAGGAGAATGTGGGCTGAGCAGGGCGGGGACTACGGTGAGGCAAGCATGACGTCTAGAGCACGTGCATGACCCTGAGAGAGTGagtgttttcttaaatttgtgcCCGAGATACCTTGTTTGCCTCACCATAGTCCCCACCCTCGTGGGGCTGAGAATGGAAAGTGAAACTGCAATTTCTCAGTTAAAGgatagagagaaaaatggaaagtaacTAGTCAGATCATGTAAATCaagcaagatttctttttcttttttagaggcggggaggggcaaaaggacagagagaatcttaggcagactctgtgcagagcgcggagcccaacgtggagcttgatctcacaacccagagatcatgacctgagctgaaatcaaaagtcggacgcttcaccgactgagccacccaggcgccccaagatttatttctCTCAAGATGGATCTATGAATGTCTGAATATACAACAAGTCTATGACAATGGCCAGTGGGGGGGTGGTCAGGTAGGCAACAGAGAATGCCACAGAAATAATGTGCAAGGTACGGTGAAGGAGGGACTGGGTTCCGGGGATACGTAACTTAGTGgcaaaaatctttataaatttttcaaTTAAAGAGAAGAGTACATTTATTTGGGGATGATGTTTTATGTATCTGCAGCATGACAATGATCTAATCCTCCATTACCTCCCAAGGTCTGGGGCCTATAAAAAGAGATTCCTGAGAAACATTACAAAGATGCCAACTATGATCAGTAACGGCTTTGGAACTCTCCTTTCCACTGGTTTCCACCTACTCTGATCAGTTACTCACCTGGGTAGTTCTGACCTGAGAATTCCTCCACTATCCATGGCTCTTCTCCTTGCCCCAGTTTGAAGATCACATCTGGTTTGCTAACATGATACCCTGTTAATGGGAAATAACACAGAACTTGGACCAAGCTCTTTGGACTTCAGGGACTCTGAAGGATGAAGAGAGCACAGCTTTAGAAGCTACGTGATGAGGATGCCCAGCAATTCATCAATAAAGCTAGAACATTTGGAGGAAGGTTGGGAGGGGCagtggatacacacacacagttctacTGCCTAAATCATCTTTCTTCCTGATGCTCAAGGCTAAATAATTAAATTCAACATGTTTTTGTGACACAGAGCAAATGCATGCTCTTGGGAGCTAAACAGGGAAGCTGCACTCACCCACGGAGACCAGCTGTCTGTAGTTTTCCAGAATCACAGCCCTGTCCAGGAGCCTCCGAGCAGGACACAGTTGCTGCCACTCCTCCCGGGTGAAGTCCACAGTCAGGTCCTTGGATGAAACTGATCTCTGAAAGAATATGTTCAATCCAAGGTGAATAGAATCCCATTGGATTCTTGGGGTGCTCCCTACCCTTCACTTTGGAGACTGCTGTTGTGAATAGTGGAAATCCATAGAGATATTTGTTAGCAAGAACTGGAGTCTTAtgatcaaatttatattttagaagcaATGCTCTAGagcacaggggtcagcaaactacagtcTGTGGGTCAAATCCAGCCCACTGGGAGCCAAATTAGGCCATGCCCATTGGTCGACACATTACCAACCTGCCTTCACACCACAGTGACTGTGTTGAGTGGATGTGACAGAGACCATGTGGCCCTTTGAAACAATGTGTGCTGTCCCCAACCCTAGAAAAATGGCAAATGGCTTAAAGGTCAAACTAGAGGGAAAGAAAGCTAGGACCGCACTGTGAGTCATGCCCATGGGTAGTTctagtgggggtgggaaggagggaataGACCCTACACGATGAGGAACAAGGGGATTTGGCCTCTAACTGGTTGTGGGAAATGTAATGTCCAGATTATTTTGCATGATCAGCTGGTAGTACTGTATGCTGAGATTAggaagacaaaaccaaaaaagaactGACCACAGAAAGCTAGTGCATTGCTATTTAGAATGTTACGCTTGGGTCTGTGGAGCATACAAGTAGAGATGTCCAGCTGGATATTTGGTTCTGAGCTCAGAAGACGGAGAAGACAGAGTGGTAGCAAAAGCCACACTGAAGGCGTAAATAACAGAGAAGACCTCTATGAACCAATACGGAGTGATTTTCGGGCTATATTGTTAAGTAAAGAAAGCAAAGTGTGGAAGAATATCTATAGTATGCTACCtttaatataagaaagaaggggataTAAGAAAatgtacagctgacccttgaacaacgtgggaaTTAGGGGCACTCATCCCCTGCACAATcgaaaatccatgtgtaacttttgactctccccaaaaacttaactactaatagcccactGTTCATCCAGAGCCTTACTGATTACATAAACGGCtgattaacacatactttgtatgttatatgtattttatactgtatccttgaataaaataaactaacctagagaaaaaaaatgttattaagaaatgtaaggaagagaaaatacatttataataccgtgctgtgtttataaaaaaaaaaactctgcatggagcactggatgttatgcgaaaacaatggatcgtggatcaccacatcaaaaactaatgatgtactgtatggtgactaacataataaaattttttaaaaaactgcatatAAGTGGATCCACACAGTTCAAATCcctgttgttcaaaggtcaactgtacatGTAGCCACTTGTGTgtaagaaagataaacaaaaagataaaccGGAAACCAATGAATGGGTTACCTTCCAGAGGTAGGTGGGAACAGATGGGAAGAATAGAGGAGCAGGAATGGGGAGATGGATGGGGAGAGGTGACAGTTTTCTAAGTATATCTTTCCATATAGTTCTGATTCTTAGAACTATGGTGATAGCacacacccccaaaataaatataatcaaccAGGATGTGGAATCGAGGCCCCATATGGAATATAAACAGTAACAAATGAACCTAActataataaaattaagtaactACAGTGAAGGGGTTTGAGAAAGAAAGTAAGCAACTTTGGAGAAGAGGGTTTTGACTACATTGTATAAGGCTAAAGAACTGTATGCAGTGACATTCTAGTTGGGAAATTCGTTTTTCACATGGGGTGTGGATCAGCGATTCTTTAACAACCTCATGTGTACACTTGAatgagcaaataagtaaatataatgtAGACTGTGACAGCCAGGTTTCTCCCTGTCAGACAAAGAggttataaataagaaaaagaaaaggctagAATGAACCCAAGAAAACGACTGGCCAGTAAAGTGTCAAGGTCacgagagacagagaaagactgtTCGAGATTGCAGGaggctaaggagacatgacaaccaaATGCAATGGGGGAGCCTAGGTTGGATCCCTGAGCTGAAAAGGACATTCCTGAGACAACTGGCAAAATTTCAGTAAGATGGAGAGTAGCACTGTATTAATGTAATTTCCCTGGTTTTGATCGCTGTGCTGTGGTTTTCAAAGATCAGGAGAAGCAGAGTGAAGGGTATGCGTGCTTTGTGTAtgatatttctaattcttttgtaagtctaaataaataaaatcttaaaaaaaaaagatctgagccTATTACCATACTCCATTTTACATTTGAACACAcagtatttttatactttttatacaGGGAACACTGTATTTAGTTCAGATTGGAACTTCAGGGATTTccacttcttttgaaaaatactgcTAATGGCCATCCTGCTCACGGGACTTGAATCATGAAACATCGCACCCACATCTGTGGGAATTTTTAACTGTCACATTCACAGTGATTCTACCTACAGGTACACACATCAGACTACCTCTCTGACTTAGTATAGTTGTATGTGAGTGTTCCATACTAAAATACATACTAActccttttttaattaattaattcaattagTTTGCTTTTATCCCTTTACATCAGagaattttactgatttttaaaaattatgcaagtAGGTTCTATTACCCATGATTTCCAAAATAAGATGAAGGGAAGATGGGTTTTAGCTAGGATGTCTAGGAAACAGAGCTGACTCTTATATGGGGGGCTCCAGCCAGAGCAGTGAGGGTGGAAAGAAAGGACGTAAGCAACGAGGGGTGACAGGCAGCACCACCCTGCCCACCACTTCACTACACGCCCAGACAGGCAGCAGGTCTCTGAGCAGGAGCATTCAGCCAACGCGTGGGACCTCTCCACAAGGGCCACATGGATAGTACGTAGAACAGTGAaaggagagaaaacgtatctgtccaCTTGCTTCTCATTTCCCACTTCCCTTCAGTCAAGGTTCACCCCGAGATGAGTTAACTTGCCCACACTTCCGGGCTGCATTGTCTGGTTCCAGGATATCTCCCCGAGGAGGCCAGATACCCCACTTCCTGTGTTGTTTTATCCGGGTCTATAGGAGGGGCAGCCCGGCATGGGTGGAGTATTGACGGAGAGATAAAGGAGATGGGTGAACATGAGGTTTGTGTCCTAAGAGACATTATAGAAAGTGTCCTGGGTCTGACGGTGGTGAGAACCCCTCCCCATGCTTTGTGTTGTCTGTGTAATGTCTAGCTCCTTCCCCAGCTTCTGAGCTCCCCGAGGACAGGGACAAGATCTCTTTTATTCAAGCTGTATCAAGAGCATCGTGCCGTGCATAGTGTTTGGCATATCCTGGCTTGATCGATATGTGGCTGTGGAATGAAAGGTTCGTAGTGGtaggaattaaaaagaagaaaaaacaggtcATGACATGAATAGCCTTATCAGTCATACCAATGACCGAAAGAGCCTGGGAATGGTGTGGAACCACTGCAGCAATTTCTGTATTAAGAGACGTGACTAGATTGGCATTTTAGGGGGATCACTCAGCGTGAACAAGTCTTCTcgtagggaagggaaggaggcaggcaaACGGAGAATTATGATAATCCAGGAGAGAAAAactgaggcaggggaagaggggatgGAGGACAAAGAACAAATTCCAGAAACGTTTACAAGACAACATTCGCAAGACTTGATAACTGGATATAGGAGGTGAGGAAAAGGAGAGCTTGAGCTGGGCCCCATTATCTGGCCTGTCTAACCTTCCAGATAGTAGGGGCACTGATAgggaatgaagaggaagaagcaaactgaAAAGACTGGaaatgttatttccattttgaacATGAGGACTCCAAAGGCCTTCTGGACGTGCTTATAGAGATGCTCAGCAAGTCTCAAGCTGAGGTGGAAAAAGACTTCGGAGCATAAAAAGCTGCATGTCAAAACCACAAAGGGGATGAAAAAAACCCAGGAACAATAATGGGCTAGTAATGTAGGGAAGAAGATTctataaaagatataaagagaGCCAGGAAGAGAACCATGTGGATGATATCAGAGATCATCAGAGGTGCATGTCAGGGAGGGGATGGCCATACTGTCAAATGCAACACAGAGTTCAGTAAAGCACAGACTGGAAAATACCCATTAGGTTTGGAAATATTTAGGCTACTGCTAAGTTTTACCAGGACAGATCCATGggagcatggtgggggggggggaggcgggggcagATCCAAGACTGCATGAAGTGAGTTGAAGTGAGACCAGCAAGTGAGGAAGTTTTACCCACAGGATAGAAGACTGAATTGTTCCCTCTACAACCTGTTTCAAAAGTAGAGCTGAAAGAAATAGTTATAGGACACTATTTGATGAATAGGTGATCCATTTATTCTCATTTGTATCCCTGGATCATAGAGAATCATCTGAATGGTGTCTACTCAGAGGACAATGAATTGGTCCCCTCCAATAACCGAGCTTTGCCTGCATATGAAAGTCACGGGAAACCCACTGCATTTCTTTCACTATGTTCTTGGCAAGACTGGCCCCTGTGTCATTTATTCAAAGATCATCTAAGAAAATGTTTAGATATAAATGACAGGAAAACCATTCAAATAGCCAATGTAAGACCTATCTCATATTGTCTGGGCCCTTCTGGATAAGTCTATAGGAACAtatgatttctgtatatttatgtCAATTTTTCCGGCAGTGATCTGATACTCTTTTTTCTGatgctttattttacatatttctacCATTTCATTTGAATGAACATTACTAGAAATGTCTTTGAAATCCACTGTAAAATGTGGGAACTAAATCCCTAAACAACTTACCTGGGATTTGTTCATTTTCGGATGCTCTTGAGAAAGGGCCAGGAGTTGGGATACCAGACCTGGGTAAGGAAGAAGAGGAATATAATCATGAGACGTCTGGCTAACTCAGCAGCTCTTAGGATTACCTATCAAGAAAATGGTCTTATGACCAATCCGGTGAAGGAATATCCACTTGTCCATTTGTAATTCTGAAATGATAATAGAGAACTTTTCTTACTGAGTgaatataaacaattttttttttttatggaattaCTGTCAACTTAGGccttggaaaaaattaaaactaaccTGAGTGCAGTAATAGATTGGATCAATAAAATTCAGGATATACAAAGTTTGGAACATGATTCCAACATTAAGAATAATACTAGGATTACAATACTTATTGGCACAGAAAATGTTGAAATTATGTCATTTACCTATTTTCCTACTAATATTTTTTAGCCATTTGAGAGCAGAGAATCCAGGAGAAGCTCAGAAAGGAATGCATGTGCTTTAAGATGTTTGCCTTTTTGTCTGGCCTCCCTCAGATGCAGTTTCACCAGAGGATCTTTTGCTAAGAAACTTGTTTTAACTTAAATGTGGCAGAGGACAGAGCCCTGACCTGGAAACCGAGATGTGAATTCAGTTCTTGGCTATCACTAGCAAACTGCATAACTGAAGAAGATATTGGCCTCCTGagtcctaattttaaaataaagcaaagttacacagttttaaaaaaccTTCTCTTTACCTCCACTTGTGATTCTACAAGGGGGACATTTGATGAATCCCAGGTTTGGTGGTGGATGTGGTTTGAGTGGCtaagaataaacagaaagagTGGAGATTACAGGGAATGACACATATGTGCTTGGAAAGTGATGAGAAATTACTTCCTTAGCTATGGCTGGTACCCCTTCCCTCCAACCCACACCCCCACAAATACTTCAGGGAAGCGTCTTTTCCTGTCCCATCAGCACCCTGCCCTTTCCCTTCTTTTGAAAGTTGAACTAAAAGTTTTGCTGAGCTACAATATCCACAGTCTCTGATATGGTGTTATCATCCAGACTTTGCTCACACTGGAGAGGAAAATTCTGCCCAGTAACTTGAATACGTTCCTTTCAAGGATTCTTCTGCTTCCACACTGAAATTCTAGGGAGAGGTTTCCGTTCAGGAATATGTTCTCCCAGGTGGGATTTCTGTTCCTGGGGACTGCTGCTTTTTACTTCACAGGAATGGTTTTGTTTCATCCTGGACCTTGGAGCCACATTTCCATTAGCTGGAACCTACACTTGGACTCCCAAGGGTCAAGTGCCTGGTGAGCTGGACTTTTTCTAGAATCTAATCAGGGCTGCTGAAAAGTGAGACGATGCTTCAGGAGCAGGAAGAGCCTAGAAGCCTCAATTACGCCTTGTGACCTAAGGAAAACAAGTCAAACGGTCTATCAAAACATATGGCACAATTGCTTCTTAGGACACACACAGGACAAGTCACTGTGCCAGAGAAAACTCAATGGGTGTAGGTAGAGGAAAACGCGGACTACAGAGATCATGAGACCAGGAGTAAAATAGACCTAGTTTGAAAACTCAATCCATTCACTTTAGCTTTCTGCAAATGAGGTTTTTAAATGTGCACCAACAGGGGAAGTAATGCTGTCCCCACAGCTTGGTTGGGAGGATTGAATGAAATGTCtaaaattctttgtaaaatgaTAGCAGGGAATACTTATCCAGGACATACTATATTTTTGGCTTGACCCTCGGATCATTTTACCTCGGAACAACCCTTGTGAGGCAAATATGATTACTATGCTCATTTTACAGGCGAGGAAACATGATTAGTCTAAATAACATGCCCAGGGATGCAGTGCTGTTTTGTGACAGGACCTGATCTGAACCCAAACATCACGCTCTTAAAACCTAATGCAATGCTGCCGACATCTCCGCCCCGACCCTCAAGCCCCTCACTGAACTCTTTCTCGTCCAGGCAATTCTGCACCCTGGCCCTTCCCTTCAACTGCAGCTCGCATCTTTCTCCTAACAAATACTTAGTGTAAAAtaactaacataataataatagtatttatttctcataatgaATATTTGCTCACTTCCCTGCTGCCCTCTAGCACGTTTCAACCCAGCCCGGCAGGCTGCAGATCCAAGTGCATCAGCGAAACTTCTGGAATCAGACGTTAGCCATTTGGATGCACAAACCTTTCACCCTCACAAAGCACCTTCTTCAGGCAAAGAAAGGCTGCAGAGAGCGCCCGCCCTGAGGCCTGCGGGACAGGAGGCCAGCCTGGCTCTCG
Above is a window of Halichoerus grypus chromosome 10, mHalGry1.hap1.1, whole genome shotgun sequence DNA encoding:
- the LOC118521267 gene encoding zinc finger protein 334, which translates into the protein MNKSQRSVSSKDLTVDFTREEWQQLCPARRLLDRAVILENYRQLVSVGYHVSKPDVIFKLGQGEEPWIVEEFSGQNYPEAPTKRTSWYSTPQAPQWECHRKRKRPPQRPFSPSTM